The genomic DNA CAACCCCAACACCGGCGAGCCGACACTGTTCGGGGAATATCTCACCAACGCCCAGGGCGAGGACGTGGTAGCCGGGATTCGGACTCCGCTCCCCATTCAACAAATGGCCGAGGCCATGCCCGAAACCTATCGCCAATTTTTGCAGACCGCGCGCCAACTTGAGAATCATTATCACGACATGCAGGATTTGGAATTCACCATCGAGCGCGGCAAGCTATGGATGTTGCAAACGCGGCGCGGCAAGCGCACCGGCAAGGCCGCCACTCGCATTGCCATTGATCTGGTGAACGAGGGCGTCGTCTCGCGCAAAGAAGCGCTGATGCGCGTCAGCCCGGAGCAACTCGAACAACTTCTGCATCCCATCGTTGATCCGGCGGCCACGGCCACAGCCCTGGCCGCCGGGTTGCCCGCCTCCCCCGGGGCGGCGGCAGGCAAAGTTATCTTCGACGCCGATGAAGCCAAAGCTCTCGGCGAGGCCGGCGAGAAAGTGATCCTTGTCCGCCACGAAACCAACCCCGACGACTTTCACGGCATGGTGGCGGCGCAGGCGATTGTGACGGCGCGCGGAGGGATGACGAGTCACGCCGCTGTGGTCGCCAGAGGCATGGGCAAGTGCTGTGTCGTCGGGTGCGACGAATTGCAAATTGACTATGGCCAGCAGTTGTTCACGGCGGGCAAGGCCAAAGTGTCGCGCGGGGACTGGATCACGGTGGATGGAACCAGTGGCCGCGTCTTGTTGGGCGACGTGCCGACGATCCGGCCCGAACTTGATCACTACTATTACACGGTCATGAAATGGGCCGACGAGTTCCGCGCCTTGAAAGTACGGGCCAACGCCGACACACCGACCGATGCTCAGGTGGCGCGCAAGTTTGGCGCGGAAGGCATTGGCCTGTGCCGCACCGAGCACATGTTTTTCGAGGGCAGCCGCATCGAGGCCATGCGCGAGATGATCATGGCCCCCAACGTCGTCGCCCGCCGCGAGGCGCTGGCGAAGCTGGAGCCGTTGCAGATTCAGGACTTCGACGGCATCTTCACCGCCATGGACGGCTTCCCCGTCACCATCCGTTTGCTCGACCCGCCTCTGCACGAATTCCTGCCGCGCCACGAAGAGACGGCGCTGACGATCACCGATCTCAAATTGAAACTGCGGCTGGCCTCGAGTCTCGAAGAAATCGATTCCCTGCTCAAGCAAATCAACGCTAAAGAAGCGATCCTGGCTCAGGTCGAACGGCTGGCCGAAGCCAACCCCATGCTCGGCCATCGCGGCTGTCGGCTGGGCGTGATCTTTCCCGAAGTGACCGAGATGCAGGCCCGGGCGATCTTCACCGCCGCCGTGCGTTGTCAGGAGCGCGGAGTGAAAGTGATCCCCGAAGTGATGATCCCGCTCGTCGCCTTCACGTCAGAATTCAAACAGCAAGAGGAGATCGTGCGCCGTATCGCCGACGAAGTGTTTGCCAGCCATGGCGGGGTGCGCGTCGCCTACACCGTTGGGACGATGATCGAACTGCCGCGCGCCGCGCTGACTGCGGGCGAGATCGCCAAACACGCCGAGTTCTTCTCCTTCGGCACCAACGACCTGACGCAAACCACGTTGGGCCTGAGCCGCGACGACTCGTCGCGCTTCCTGCCGGGTTACGTGGATCGCGGCCTGCTCTCCGACGATCCCTTTCAGACGATTGACGTGAACGGCGTGGGCCAACTCGTGACAATGGGCGTTGAGCGCGGACGGGCGACCCGCCCCGATCTCAAAATTGGCGTGTGCGGCGAGCACGGCTCAAAAGAAGGCCGTTGTCAAAGGCGAACGGGGTGAACTGTTTGAAGACGTTGTAACGCGACTTGGGCTGGCTTGACCGCCATGTACACCGTTCGAATTCTGAAGGCGGCGAGTCACGAACTGGCAACGCTTGACAAGCCTGTCGCCCGCCGGATTGTCGAGCGCATTCGCTGGCTGGCCGAAAATCTGGATAGCATTAAGCCCAAAGCCTTGAGGGGCGAACTGTCCGGACTCTACAAGCTCCGCGAAGGCGACTACCGCATCATTTACGGGATCATCCGCAAAGAGAAAGTCGTCGTCATTCACAGCATCGGCCATCGCAAAGAAGTTTATCAAAAGCGATGATATAGACGTCACCTGACGTTCTTCCACAGCGCCGGGCTGAATTACGTCAGTTGCTCGCCCTTCCGTATTCCAATCGCGCGGCTGGCGGCGGCGCAGGCGGCGTTGGGGGCAAAGGCATGATGCCCAAACTCCCTACCACCGCTCGCATCGAAGCCTTCAGCGACGGCGTCATTGTCATCATCGTCGCCCTTAAACTGTGAGACGCGGCATGTCCACCCTCACCCCGTTGCCCAAACGCGAGTCCTGGCTCGGTTGTTTCACCATCGCCATCAGCCTGCTGGGCCTGAGCCTGTGCATCTGCCTAGCCCTGGTCTTCACTGCCGCCGACCTCGTCCCTTCGCAACTTGACCGCTACGTAAACCTTGAGCCGGGCCAGGCCAGCCTCTATCGCGTCACTTACGCCGGCGGTAGTCAGGGCTTTCTGTCCCAAAACGTCGTCCGCCCCGACACCGACGCCATTCCTTACGCCAGGCTTCAAGGCGAAGGCGGCCAGGCAGTGCAAATTCAGTCCATCTTCACCAACTGGCAAGGGAGCGGACAAACCATCACCTCCAAAGATTTCTACGCCCGAGGCCGAAGCCAGTTGCTCCTCATCGCCCGGCATCTGCAGGGCAACGTCAACTTGTTTCAACCGGCGATCTCCATCTGGGCCGATGACCTCTTTGCCCAACCGTTGAGCAACGAAACAACCCTCAACGGAAATGCGCTGAGTTATCGTCTTTCAAGGCAAGGCGAAGAAACCGTCACCCTGCCAAACGGAGAAGCCGTCAGCGCCGTCATCGTTCTCATCGAGTGGCGGTTTCAGGATCAACTCTATGATCAAACACTCTCCTGGTTTGTGCGCGATGTAGGGCTGGTGCGCTCTGAGGAAAGCGACGGTCAGGGAAACTTGATTCAACAACTTGAACTTCTCAACAGCACCCGCCTCTCCGGGGCCGCCGCCCCTCCAATTCTCCAATCCTCATCTTCTGTTGCCGTCTTCCGCGAAGACCTCGCCCGCACCGGCGCTCACCCGGCTGTTATTCTGCCCAACGCCGACTTCAAGATCGTCTACCGCCTCAAAGCCGAACAACCCTTCACGGCTTCGGCCACCGTCGCCGACGGCTTGCTGTTTGCCGCCGATCAGTCGGGTGTGCTCACTGCTTACGAGGCCGGGCAAGGCGCGCCGCGCTGGCAGTTCACCGCCGGAGGCGCGCTCGTGGCCGCGCCCGCCGTGGCTAACGGCATCGTCTACATCGGCGCTAGCGACAAAACACTCTACGCTCTCGAAACCCAACACGGCCTCTATCTCTGGAGCCGTCGCTTCGGCGACAACGTCGCAACATCGCCCGTCATCGCCGACGGCGTGCTCTTCCTTGGCGTGGAAGATCGGACATTCCACGCCCTCGACGCAACCACCGGCGAAACGCTTTGGTCGTTCACCGCCGGCGATCGCATTGTCAGTTCACCAGCCCTCAGCGGCGACCTGATCTTTTTTGGCTCCGATGATTCAATCTTGTACGCTCTGAATCGGATCAGCGGCGAAGCCCGATGGCGGTTTTCTCTCGACTCACCTGTTGCCGCCGCGCCTGCCGTTTCGGCGG from Chloroflexota bacterium includes the following:
- a CDS encoding type II toxin-antitoxin system RelE/ParE family toxin, with the translated sequence MYTVRILKAASHELATLDKPVARRIVERIRWLAENLDSIKPKALRGELSGLYKLREGDYRIIYGIIRKEKVVVIHSIGHRKEVYQKR
- a CDS encoding pyruvate, phosphate dikinase, which codes for MVDTWVYLFEQGDRSMGSTLGGKGAGLAEMSRAGLPVPPGFTITTAACNAYYANDKLFPEGMWSQSKAALKVVEEKTGKRFGDPGNPLLVSVRSGAPISMPGMMDTVLNLGLNADTLKGLAALTGDERFAWDAYRRFAQMFANIVLDVPKEKLDRAMEAVKARAGVHRDSDLTLADLRAIVDRFKEIIFGETRQNVPDDPEEQLRMAIAAVFDSWSSRRAIDYRRVNRISDTLGTAVNVQAMVFGNAGEDSGTGVAFTRNPNTGEPTLFGEYLTNAQGEDVVAGIRTPLPIQQMAEAMPETYRQFLQTARQLENHYHDMQDLEFTIERGKLWMLQTRRGKRTGKAATRIAIDLVNEGVVSRKEALMRVSPEQLEQLLHPIVDPAATATALAAGLPASPGAAAGKVIFDADEAKALGEAGEKVILVRHETNPDDFHGMVAAQAIVTARGGMTSHAAVVARGMGKCCVVGCDELQIDYGQQLFTAGKAKVSRGDWITVDGTSGRVLLGDVPTIRPELDHYYYTVMKWADEFRALKVRANADTPTDAQVARKFGAEGIGLCRTEHMFFEGSRIEAMREMIMAPNVVARREALAKLEPLQIQDFDGIFTAMDGFPVTIRLLDPPLHEFLPRHEETALTITDLKLKLRLASSLEEIDSLLKQINAKEAILAQVERLAEANPMLGHRGCRLGVIFPEVTEMQARAIFTAAVRCQERGVKVIPEVMIPLVAFTSEFKQQEEIVRRIADEVFASHGGVRVAYTVGTMIELPRAALTAGEIAKHAEFFSFGTNDLTQTTLGLSRDDSSRFLPGYVDRGLLSDDPFQTIDVNGVGQLVTMGVERGRATRPDLKIGVCGEHGSKEGRCQRRTG